gAATCTGGAGCGTTCACTTCACTGATCATCCCTCACGTGTACTCTAGGCTGATTATCTCTGCTCACTGAAGCTCTTAATGTCTTTGTCTCCTCTCCAAACATGTCgatctctctcctctgcctgtGCAGGGCCACTAATTGCTCCATGAGGAATAAGGGGCCATGTCGTTGATGGGGCTCCATCTCCTGGCTCTGGCCCTGTGGGTTGCCGTTGGAGTAAAGCCCCAAGTCCGGGGGGACCAGATGAAGCCGGCCCGGGCACCTCTGATCCCTCATCGGCCTTTTGTCGTGGTGTGGAACGCTCCAACCGAGTCCTGCCGCCTTCGATTCAAAGTTGATTTAGACCTGAGTGTTTTTGACATCGTAGCAAACCTTAACGAGACCCTGAGCGGACCGAACGTCACCATTTTCTACCACAGCCACCTGGGATACTATCCATACTACTCCAACTCCGGGGTCCCGATCAACGGTGGCCTGCCGCAGAACCAGAGCATCTCCAAACACCTGAGCAAGGCCAGGGCGGATATTGACAAGGTAATCCCGCACAAGGATTTTCGAGGACTGGGTGTCATCGACTGGGAGAACTGGAGGCCTCAGTGGGTGCGAAACTGGGGCGCCAAGGTTATGTACCGCGACAAGTCCAAGGAACAGATCCGGAAACTTCACCCGAACTGGCCGGAGAGCAAGGTGGAGAAGGAAGCAAAGGAAGGCTTCGAGAGGGCCGGGCAGTCCTTCATGAACATGACTTTAGCTCTGGCTGAAAGTCGCAGGCCCGACGGGCTTTGGGGGTTTTACCTTTTCCCAGATTGCTACAACTATGGGTACAAGCAACACCCGCAACGGTACACCGGCGAATGCCCCAACGTCGAGCACGTACGCAACGACCATCTGATGTGGCTTTGGAAGGGGAGCTCTGCCCTCTACCCGTCCATCTACCTGGACTACGAGCTCAAGTCGTCCCCCAACACGGTCAAGTACGTCCACTATCGAGTCAAGGAAGCCATGAGGATCGCGTCCATCGCACGCATAGACTACACGTTGCCAGTTTTTGTCTACTCCAGACCTTTCTATGCCTACACATTTGCCGTTCTTTCAGAGGTAAGCTTTTCAGTTCTGTTCACAAACCTTTAGGCTTGGTGTCACTTTATAAATAGTGTAATTAAATGGAGTTGAAGTAGAGTACACTTTTAATTCTCTTATTTACCTCAAAGACCCCAACACATCTGTTGT
Above is a genomic segment from Eleginops maclovinus isolate JMC-PN-2008 ecotype Puerto Natales chromosome 2, JC_Emac_rtc_rv5, whole genome shotgun sequence containing:
- the hyal6 gene encoding hyaluronoglucosaminidase 6, with translation MSLMGLHLLALALWVAVGVKPQVRGDQMKPARAPLIPHRPFVVVWNAPTESCRLRFKVDLDLSVFDIVANLNETLSGPNVTIFYHSHLGYYPYYSNSGVPINGGLPQNQSISKHLSKARADIDKVIPHKDFRGLGVIDWENWRPQWVRNWGAKVMYRDKSKEQIRKLHPNWPESKVEKEAKEGFERAGQSFMNMTLALAESRRPDGLWGFYLFPDCYNYGYKQHPQRYTGECPNVEHVRNDHLMWLWKGSSALYPSIYLDYELKSSPNTVKYVHYRVKEAMRIASIARIDYTLPVFVYSRPFYAYTFAVLSESDLIHTIGESAVLGASGVILWGSSEYSRTQRNCLTVKKYIDGPLGHYVINVTSAAKLCSKALCKKNGRCVRKSLNSGAYLHLNPRFFHIHRNPAPRGPLFHVSGHLNNHDILDMKHKFTCQCYQGWTGVYCEMPQAPNPPPPPPPPPPLPAQPAVPFPHPRENCLLGEILLLISLHFSCLCVILFLGLCLIIKCFIL